The Macadamia integrifolia cultivar HAES 741 unplaced genomic scaffold, SCU_Mint_v3 scaffold1606, whole genome shotgun sequence DNA segment ATTGCGTTGTTCAATAGCAGAAAATTCATATGAGGGAGCTGTGTCAACCAATCTTTGTTTTCTGGAGTGAAAGCCTCTTGCTTTAACTAACTAAGCAATTTACTCAGGAGtcgaaaaaacagaataatcATGCTTTTCGACACCAGTTTTCTGTTTAAAAAAATTCCGGAAAACGTGCATTTTAAAGAATTCACATCAAgcttccaaataaaaaaactcaaataTTCAGATTCTTAATGCATAAATATCCACATGGCAATGCAGCACAATTCTACAGATAATTCAAAATAAGTACAATCCAAATACACCCTTTATAGCTAAATTACTCATGCACCTTATTCCTAGTGGATTATATCAAATTAGAATGTGCTGTTTTAATACCCTTATGAGGAACTCAGGAGTGTATATCCTGCCTCGTGGACCAGAGGGTGGATTCTCTGGTGTGTACTTTCCAGTAAGAACACCTACAAGTTCAAAAAGACAGCCATTAATGTACAgatacattaaaataaaatagtaaataaacagaaaggagaaggaagaagaaaaagggtgtGCAGTGAGTGTAGAGTTGAAGAAACTTTTGAAGTAATCCCTTTGAACCCCAAAAGTATAGAACTGCAAAACTTATACACTTTTCTCAATTGAACACAACAAAATAAGTGCTAATCACAATAGAAGCCTAACATTTTGACAGTTTGATTATATTTCTCTAGGAAAACAGAAAGTGAAGAAAACACAAGGTAAATAGAAGTCTGCAATTTTTTAAACCTTGCAAAGGAAGCACAACAAGAAATGCTTAATGTGGTGCTACAGAAAGAATAGTAATAGATACTGGGgtagaaaaaaaatcccaaataaaagtaaactaaaaaaggaaaaaaaaaggaaagaacgaagaagaagaagaagaaaagagtaaGAATGAAGTTAATCCAACAATTCAAAGTATCATTGAATTACTGGACAAATTCTCAACTTGAAACTAGAGTTGAAAATGCTCAAAGAGTAGTCATCTAGGTTCTCCTTTGCATCCTAAGTCAAATTTTGAGTTCTAAGTTATATATTTGCCAAAAGGTATCTTGGAACATATGAAAGTGTAGGAACCCACCTTGGGCAATTGGAGAATACGCAATCAGAGTGATCCCCAACTCATCACAGGTAGCTTTCACACCTTTTTCCTCTGGAGCTCTGTATATGAGGCTATAATTTACCTGGTTGGAAGCCAATGGAATACCTCTCTTCTTAAGCTGCTCATAAGCATCACGGAGACGTTTTTCTGAAGTCCATAatggataattttattaatCAAAGCTATAAGTTGAGCAACAAAGAACATAAACCTACATGAAAAATTCACTTAAGCATGTAAGATGTTAATTTGAAACTGAGAGTTTTATACAAGTTTGCTTTTAGGAAAGAACAGAGGTGCCAATGTCCTCGGCACGGCTGCACAATTTTGGAAGCCCCAAAAAATTGATTAGATGAGCTGAAGAGAATTCACAAAATTGAATCTGTTGTAATCCAAGGATCATCATATTTGTTTCCCTTCACATTTTTCCACACCAAAATCATAAACACCATATTGctgaaaatgagaaaattacCGTTGTAATTTGAGACACCAACAGCCTTCACAAGGCCCTGCTCAACAGCATCTCCAAGGCCATCAATGTAACCTGCAAAGATCTTTTAATCAATCTATGTGAGAGTCTTAAAAGACAGAGCATAAGAATTAATGGTATAATTTTTATAGTCATTGAGACATTGACTTGTTTTCTGTAAGAACATAATGAAAGTAATATCAAGTTACCTTCATTTCCCCAGACTCCTGGCCTGAAAATTAACAGAACTACTTTAATTAGTTATATGTTTTCCCAGAAAAATCCACAAAAGCTACTAAACATATGCTGATGTAATACAAACCAATGAAGCTGGTATACGTCCACTGAAGAAAGACCAAGGCGGCATAGGGAATCTTTAAGGGCTAAGACAACACTCCCACGACCAAACCTCCATGGCAGGGCTGCAAACTTGGTTGCAACAGCTACCTCTACTGATggatctttctctttcctttccttgatgaatcTACAGAAAAAGGGGAAGGGTAGATTAGATATAAGAATCAATCTCAAATAACAGGGGAAGAATTAGAAACCTAACATTTCATTCTTATTAACTTCAGCAGCCATCCTATATTTCAGTTCTTTAGCCTCAAGAAGAATCACATTTTCGTAGGCAAGtaaagaaatcaagaaaaattttcatagCTTAACAACAAGGTCCTGTGGTTGATTGTTACCTTCCCAGTAATGTTTCTGAATTAACTGCACCCATAGACAACTACAATAGCAGAGAAGGTATATTTCAAAGCTAGATTTAGATCAATTAATGGTTTgcacaaagagaaaaaagaatgcaGGAAATCTTTGTTCTCACCCTTGAGCCATAAACCTCAGCAGTATCGAAGAGAGTTATACCACAATCGATACTGGCATTAAAGGCTCCATTAGCCGCCTTCAGCTTCCTATCTGTCATTATTAATAGGTAAATCACTAATAAAGTTTACAGACTTCCACAAAAGATAATTCTCACTAGATCAAATGAAATTTAATGCCCCCTGGAAAATACAAATTTAGTGACTGATCGCAAATCACAGTTTTATGATCCATTGCaagacaagaaaataaaatgggtTAAATCTCAAGATGTGGAACATTTTCAAATCTACATCTTAGTCAAGTTCTCTTTGAAAAAGATAGGACAATGTTACCATTAACCTCTgattgaaaaattgaaattacatGTTTCCAAAAGATATTAACTTTCATCAAAATGGGTTGGGAGATCATTACAGAATCCACGGAAATGAAGggaaccatggtttcaaaataATATGTAATTGTAAAACAACTAAGTTTTCTGTAACAAATAGAAGCAATTTGAGCAttaattgaacaattaaaaagTACTCAGTTATTTTGGCCAAAAAATTTGACCACACTTCTATTATCTAACGCAAAGAATTTGAAGAACTCATAACCAAATGAAgaactaggaaaaaaaatgaaacatctGAAACGAAACTAAAATTATTGATGAATATATAATAATTAAGCCATCTAAAAACAATAGAGATTAAGAAACCTAATAaggaaattaagaaattcaataaTCACATTCATGAATGATTTAACAGAACAACCCCAGCATTACATGTAAACTACAAGAAGATGAACAAAAATTCAAACTAGAGTATTTCCTTCCATAAACCAATTCAAATTTacatttttataagaaaatactTTTGTACAAATTTCCAACTTTTTCCCTAATTTAAGTTATTACTGTAAAAACATACTCTCTCATGACCCAATATCAGATAATCTTGtttcaattttggcttttggctGGAACATACCGTCCCATTCAAAGTTATTCCAGTAGCTGGTGTCGCCCCAAGACCAAGCTCCAATTCCCAGCTTCGTGACCTTCAAATTAGAACCACCCAATTTTACCTtatcttcttctgttttcaaaGAAGCAAATTCTTCAGATGCAACTGCTCTTATTCTCAGAACTCTTCTCTGacgaaaaagagagaaatttgaaCTGCTGGTGTCGCCCCAAGACCTTATTTCTTCTGTTTCAAATTAAAACCAATGCaatcttcttctgttttctcAAATTCTTTTCTCAGAAATTGGGTTTTCTGAAACTTGGAGACTTCTTTCATGGAGGGATGAAATGCACCAGCGCAATATCAATCCTAAGGTTGGAATCTCTCCCTCCAGTGGGGCCTctaattttcttctcctttctccagAAATGCCTCCTGAGTTTGAAGGAATTCACATTAAACTCCGAAGAATCATGTAAAAAGGAATTCTTAGTGCTTCGAGGAAATCCACATAGTTTCAGAAAACATGAGTTTAATTTGAGGCAGAGAGACAGATTTGTTGTGACTCACGATAGTTGAGTTTGTACGGAAATTTCGTGGTACTCGAACCATATGTGGCCTCTGTGTTGCATACGTGATGCGTGTAATTTCTACAAAGTTCCACTCTTGGTCCATTTTTGGACATGGGTGTGAATCGGATCAAACTAATCAATTtgtatcaggaaaaaaaaaaaagttattattattattaattttttttataattttatttttaaattcaaaccAAAACACTTTTCATCATGTTAGGCATCCAATCAGGCATCTGACTGCTGGAAAGATCCAAACACATTTCAACACATTGATGCACACCCATAGGTCTCTACAAAGTTCCAACCATTAGATGTCAGGCTGAGCACCTTAtgagttggagaggatcttttttaTATTGGGAAGcgtattttctcttttaaaactctatttgaaaaataaaaaaaagaaagaatatttgAGTTTGTATGGAAATTTCATGGGACTCGAACCATATGTGGCCTCCGTGTTGCATATGTTGATCCATGTAATCTCTACAAAGTTCCACTCTTGGTCCATTTTTGTACATGGGTATGAATTGCATCAAAAAtctatttgtattaaaaaaaatcaattaatatttgtattattattatttttttaatttccaagCTCAAATCAAAACACTTTCCATCGCGTTAGGCGTCCAATCCATCTAACTGCTGGAAGGTTCCACATCATCCCAACACATGGATGCACAATATCAATTattatttgtattattattattttttttaatttccaagCTCAAACCAAAACACTTTCCATCGCGTTAGGCGTCCAATCAGGCATCTGACTGCTGGAAGGATTCGAACACATCCCAAAACATGGAGGCACACCCCAGGTCCTTTCAAGTTCCAACCATTAGATGTCGGGTTGAGCTCCTTATGAGTTGGAGAGTATCATTTTTCTATTGagaagcatcttttttttttttttttcatttttttttttttttttaactctgtttgaaaagtaaaaaaaagaaaaaaagtgaaatgtggaattaaattaaaattgaagaagGTGTTGACGTAAGGAAGATTTTTTGCATCCATGATTTATTAAATAAGAGATGTTTTGTTATTTCGAATTTTTGATAGGGATTTTTCGTCTCCATCTAAGGTCCTACATACACATGTGATGGTGTATCTTATATGATtatacaaatttttttccaataaatttttttgtaatCATAATGGATTTTGtgggattgattttttttttttttaaaaaaactcGTTATTATCATAATAAACGTTTCAGATAACTAtactattatttttcttttatatatttgcAAAGGAAAATGGGGAGACAAAGGGGTAGGGATCTCGTCATCTGCCACTCTCTCTTCCAATCTCCTTGCCCTTGTTATCGATATGCCATGATTAAGGGCGTAAATCGGTTCAGAATCAAATATTTAGTTTGGTTCTAGCGCGTCTTGGTGTGATCTAGAATCGGATCA contains these protein-coding regions:
- the LOC122064316 gene encoding uncharacterized oxidoreductase At1g06690, chloroplastic, with the protein product EIRSWGDTSSSNFSLFRQRRVLRIRAVASEEFASLKTEEDKVKLGGSNLKVTKLGIGAWSWGDTSYWNNFEWDDRKLKAANGAFNASIDCGITLFDTAEVYGSRLSMGAVNSETLLGRFIKERKEKDPSVEVAVATKFAALPWRFGRGSVVLALKDSLCRLGLSSVDVYQLHWPGVWGNEGYIDGLGDAVEQGLVKAVGVSNYNEKRLRDAYEQLKKRGIPLASNQVNYSLIYRAPEEKGVKATCDELGITLIAYSPIAQGVLTGKYTPENPPSGPRGRIYTPEFLIRLQPLLNRIKEIGQNYSKTPTQVVLNWLIAQENVVPIPGAKNAEQAKEFAGALGWRLTDEEIAELRSLASETKPVTGFPVENL